Part of the Subtercola frigoramans genome, GTACGACGGCGTTCGACCAGGGTTGCAGGGCGTGCGCGGCCGAAGCGCCGGGCTTTCTCGCCATGACGAGGCCGAGTGCGACCCCGGCGATCGTGGCGTGCACTCCGGACTGGTACATGAAGTCCCAGGTGAGGATGGCGACGAGGACCATGAAAGCGCAGAGGATCACCTTCAGCGCACCGGTCGGGGCAGTGCCGAGCATCCGGCCCAGGAGCCGACCACTCAGGAGCTGGCTGAGGGCGCCGAACACGACGACCCCGAGAATGGCACCGCCCAGGGCCAGCAGGTTGAGCGAGGTCGTGAAGAAGAAAGCGATGATCAGGATGGCGACGAGGTCATCGAGCACAGCCAACGCGAGCAGGAACACCCGCACTTTCGTCGGAAGCGCTCTGCCGAAGATCGCCAGCACGCCGAGCGCGAAGGCGATGTCCGTGGCTGTGGGGATGGGCCAGCCGCCGAGATACGGGCCCCCGGCGTTGAGGAGCAGGTAGATGCCCGCGGGCACAACGACCCCGCCGAGCGCGGCGATGGCCGGCAGGATCGCCTTCGTCGGTGAGTTGAGCGAACCCGCGACGAGTTCGTACTTCAACTCGACGGCCACGATGAAGAAGAAGATGACGAGCAGGCCGTCGCTGATCCAGTGGCCCGTCGAGAGGTCGAGCCCCAAGGTCGGGAACCCGATGTGTGCGTCGTTCGCCTCGAGCAGGCCGGCACCCGCCTTCGTATTGGCGAGAATGAGGCCGAGGGCTGCGGCAGCGAGCAGAAGCCCCGCCGAGTTGCGTTCTGATCGGAAGATGCTCATGGCTGGGGGTGTCCTGTCGTCGGGCCGTGGCGAAATTCTCGCTCTGCACGAGCGAGCCCCGCTTCAACCGTGGCTGATAGCTCTTGCCGACCAGACTTCCCGGCGCACCGATTACAGTCTATCGAAAGGGGGCACGCCACTGACCGGCGCGCACCTCACCCCGGGCTTCGGGGCGATGCCACACCGATCGATGGGTGAACCGCAGTGACCACTCCACTTTTCTCGAACCCGACGAATGCCTCGAATGCGCCAGAAGCCGTGAATGACGCCGACGCCGTGAACGACCCAGACGCCGAGAATGACGCGCAGTCCTCGGATGCATCGCAGCCGGCCCAGCCCGACGCGCCGTCGAAACTCGACGAACTGATCGCCGTGACGGCCCGGCTGCGCGCACCGGGTGGATGCCCGTGGGACGCCGAGCAGACGCACGAGTCGCTCGTGAAATACCTCGTCGAGGAGACCCACGAACTCGTCGACGCCATCGAGTCGGGCACTCGCGAAGACCTCCTCGAAGAACTCGGCGACGTGCTCTACCAGGTCGTCTTCCACGCCGACCTCGCCGCCCAGACTCCGGGAGAGGAGTTCGACATCCAGGATGTCGCGGCCCACATGACCGTGAAGATGGTCGGCCGGCACCCCCACGTCTTCGGCGACACGGTGGCCGAGACCGCCGACGCAGTGGTCGCGATCTGGGACGACCTCAAAGCCGTCGAGAAACCCGGTCGCACCAGCGTTCTCGACGGAATCCCGCTCGGAATGCCCTCGCTCGCCCTCGCCGACAAGCTGCTCGGCAAGGCCCACAAGATCGGCGTGCTCGACGAGGCGGCGCCGCCGATCATCCCGATGTCGACCGAAGACGAACTCGGGCCGCTGCTGCTCGCCATCGTCGCATCGGCGAAATCGCAGGGGCTCGATGCCGAACGCGCCCTGCGCTCGACTCTCCGCGGCCTGCAGGACGAGATCCGTGAGGCCGAATCGGATGCCCGAACCTCCGCAGCCCCGAACGATCGTTTCGACGCGGGCATCGTGGGTCTCCCCGCCTCAGACTGACCTCCCGGGCCCAGGTGCCGCGGCAGCCGCAGCAGGCGCTCGATCGGCC contains:
- a CDS encoding MazG family protein, giving the protein MTTPLFSNPTNASNAPEAVNDADAVNDPDAENDAQSSDASQPAQPDAPSKLDELIAVTARLRAPGGCPWDAEQTHESLVKYLVEETHELVDAIESGTREDLLEELGDVLYQVVFHADLAAQTPGEEFDIQDVAAHMTVKMVGRHPHVFGDTVAETADAVVAIWDDLKAVEKPGRTSVLDGIPLGMPSLALADKLLGKAHKIGVLDEAAPPIIPMSTEDELGPLLLAIVASAKSQGLDAERALRSTLRGLQDEIREAESDARTSAAPNDRFDAGIVGLPASD
- a CDS encoding Na+/H+ antiporter NhaA, producing MSIFRSERNSAGLLLAAAALGLILANTKAGAGLLEANDAHIGFPTLGLDLSTGHWISDGLLVIFFFIVAVELKYELVAGSLNSPTKAILPAIAALGGVVVPAGIYLLLNAGGPYLGGWPIPTATDIAFALGVLAIFGRALPTKVRVFLLALAVLDDLVAILIIAFFFTTSLNLLALGGAILGVVVFGALSQLLSGRLLGRMLGTAPTGALKVILCAFMVLVAILTWDFMYQSGVHATIAGVALGLVMARKPGASAAHALQPWSNAVVLPLFAFSAALVAIPSVGIAELSPAFWGVLVALPVGKLLGITLAGWIGARTVGRSSDASSLLSLKDLVMVGGLGGIGFTVSLLMNELAFAGVHEVADEGTIAVLLGSGVSIVAAAILVSMRSRAYKRERVAGRTTALVE